GAAGCTAGGATTTTTGTTGAAATCTCCGTCAAAACCTACGGCAGAGCTCAGTTCCTCTGCAGGGGAAACCGATTCCGAGGCGACAAATCTCAGCACGGTCAATGTCGATCTAGAGATCTTCATGATTTTTTCGCAGTGGTACCACTTCGCAATTCTGAGCCTATTAGAGATAGAAGGTGCGAGTCTAAGCCCCAAGTGGGTTTCACATAAGTTAGGTATTACTGAAATTGAGGCGCGAATAGCCGTAGACAGGCTAAAATCACTCAACATCATTGAAAAAGAGAACGGTAAGTGGCGGCAGGCCCATGGGCCGATTCGAATAAGTGGTGGAGTCGCTAACGCGGCATCAAGACAGTTTCAAAAAAGTCTTATTAAAAGAGCTCTCGCTGCGATCGATGAAGGCACTCCGGAGGTCAGAGATATTTCCTCTATGACCTTTGCGATGGACAGAAAACACTTCCCCGTCGCTGTTAAAAAAATTGAAACATTCAGAAGATCTTTGACAGAGTTTCTAGAACGCAAATCAAAGCCCACGGATGTCTATAACCTAACTATACAACTAGTGCCGGTAACGCCAGAGCCTACCGACGCTACAAAGAGAAAAGTTACGAATAAATTAAACAAAACCTTAAAAGGAGCCAAAACATGTTAATGAGTTTTAACAAACAAAAGTACGCGCTGAAACGCGCCACGTTTATCGGTGTCATTGTACTAACGGTCGGTGGTTTTTCGCCAGCAGCTTTCGGCGGGAACGAAGGCAAAACAGGCGAGGGACTTTGCTCCGTCTATGTTGGAATAGCGTCAAAAGTAATGCGGCGACTACAAAGTTTTTCGCATGAGGAGATCAATCAGATTGATCCGAGAATTAAAGTGAACGAAACTTTAAACTCTGTTTCAAAACTCAGTTGCAAACCCGTCTACTCTGACGAACTACCACCAAACCGTGTAGCGATCACGAAAATCGTCGGAACCGACGAACACACAAACACTTTGTTGCTTGAAACCAAGCTCAATTGGCGCATGTTCCAAGGATATAGCGAGCCGGCAAAGTATGGCGCATCTATTCACGAGATAGCGGTTGGTATGGGATGGGAAAACTCCGATGAATATGGCGTAAGTGAGAGGGTTCTTTCAGCGTATTTTACTCGAGGTGGAGCAGACTCGTCGCTTCCGGTAAGATGTCTTGAGGGGAGATTCGAAAACAATTCCTTTCATTGCAGTCATCCACAGGCATTATACAGGGATCCTTATCGAAGCGATTCAAAAGCCTCATGGTATCCAGTTGGTATTTTGAGAAAGCGCTATTTTAGTTCAATGAGGAAGTATTATCCTAACATGGAGCCGCACTGGGAATACGTCCCGGGGAACGTACACCCCGGGGGGGTTTGCGCGCGAATGGGATTCGCGCAAGCTGCTAACATTGTCGAACTCAAGCTTTCGGAGCTGCCGATAGAGGACTCCCCAATAGATATAGAATATGTTTCGTTGGGTCGGTCGGGAGTGGTTGTTAAGAAGAGTAATGCTTCACGATATAATGTGGAGGGCTACGGGCAACAATTGTTGGTGGGAATATCATGTCGGTGGCGGGCCGCTTGTGGCTTGCGAGGCGATTTGCCCCGCATCACTTCGGCTTGTTTTAAAATGTGAATAGTCGAGGCCAATTGAATAGGTAGAAGAAGGCAAATTCCATCTGACAAGTTTGGTCTCGCACTTGCACTCTGACGAAGTGCGATCTTTCAATTCCCAAGGGTCGCGCATCCAAAGGAGTCAAAGGTAATGAATCAATTGAGACGTTGGAGACTATTCACACTAAAATCGATGCCGGTTAAAATCCACATGAGTCTGATAGTTTTAGCGCTTTACGTTGTCATTGTTACGACGGTTTGGTTTCCGATTGTTGTAGGTTTCTCTGGTTTAAACATTTCAGAAATCGCCCTTACTCCCTTTATATGGTCCCTTCTGTTTGCATTGTTTCTAGTGATCTCCGTATTTATTCACGGATTAAGCCACTTGGTTTGCGCAAAACTTCAACGTCACAAGGTACACGCTATGACGCTTATGATGCTTGGGGGCGTTTCACAAACAGACAAAGTTAACAGGGGCCCGAAAGCTGAGCTCAAGTCAGCGATAATAGGTCCGCTGATAAGTTTTGCGTCAGCTGGGCTGTTTTTTGTATTAAGAGTCAACGTCGAGTCGCCCAGTTTGCAATTTGCCTTCTTTTGGATCGCCTATGCAAATCTCGCTATTGCAGCTTTCAATATGCTTCCGGTCTTTCCCGCCGATGGGGGCCGAGTGTTGAAGGCTTTCCTTATGGGTAGAAAAGGAAAGGTAAAAGGCACGAAATCGGCTGTGAAATTGAGTCATGTGTTTGCCGCACTCTTTGGTGTCATCGGAGTAGTAGATTTAAATATTTTACTGCTGCTGATCGCACTTTTTATTTATGGGGCAGCTAGAAATGAACTCTTTGGCCTTTGGGGACGATCTGTCTTGCGGGCTCTGAAGGCAAAAAACCTTATGACGCCAACGCCAACCATACCACAAGATGCAACACTTGCCGGTGCCGTAGCTATCATGAGGGTCAGCGAGAATTTGCTACTGCCTGTTTCAGGTACGCCCGAGATCGGCGTCCTTATAGATAGTGATTCAATTTTAAAGGTCCCTCAGCGGCTTTGGGCAACAACTCTTGTGAAAGACGTTGCCCAATACATCCCGCACCCCGTTTCGATAGAGGACAATTTGGAGCAGGCATGGCGAATGGTATTTACGGCCCCCGCAAAAGGGGTCGCAGTTTTTCAAGATCAAAGAGTCATAGGAATTGTCACGTCTTCCAAGATCTTAAGCTCCATCGAGCTGAGCCAGCTCGATACGAAGCCCAAGCCGGCTCATATTGGGGTCAAAATCGCAGCCTATATCGCGGCTCAGTTCGCGGGTTGGGTGAAACAAATCTATTTTCAAAAAATTAACCCACTTTTTTTAGTCCTTCTAAGGCGTACCGAAGGGACTCTTCCTTTTGTGAAGCGCTAAGAGCTGGGCGTTTATGATATTGAACTTTCCCCTTACGCCTACTCAACTGGTGCTGCATCTTAATAACCACGCTCTCTATGGCAGAGTAGAGATCGCCGTCGTTTGCATGGGCGCTCATTTTGGTCTCTGGGCCCGAAACAAGTAATTTTACAGAATATCCACTTCGCTCATGGCAAATGGTTACCTGACAATCAAAGGGTTTTAATTGGTACTTCTTGAGTTTTTGTAAGATATCTTCGAGGTAGAGTTCGACGTTGTACTGGGGTTCCATATTTTGATACCGTGTGCGAACGTTCATCGTTTTCTGCTCCTTTTCTTTTTACTCATTGGCAGTCGCTTCTAGTCTTATCGGCCACTAAGGCCAATTTTAAAGGGCTTCAAGGCATATTGGATGATTCTCATCTCGGGACGACGCCCAAGTCGTTTTATTTTGACCTTAAAGGCCGCACCCTGATAGCCTCGTTTCCCGTTGTATCAATGCGGTTTGTTCATGAATTTTGGAGGAGTAAAAATGTCAAAATACTTGTTTTCTAGTGAGTCAGTCTCAGAAGGTCACCCCGATAAAATGGCCGATCAGGTCTCTGATGCAGTGTTAGACGCCATTCTTAAAGAAGATCCTGCTGGTAGAGTTGCTTGTGAAACTCTTTTGACAACCGGCCTTGTAGTAGTTGCCGGAGAAATCACGACAAAAGCACAAATTAATATTCAAGAGATTGCCAGAGGAACGATAAAAAATATTGGATACGATGCGCCCGAAAAAGGCTTCGACTACCGCACTTGTGCCGTCTTGTCGTCGGTTGGTCGTCAGAGCCCCGACATTGCTATGGGAGTTGACACATCCGCAAACCGCGAACAAGGCGCCGGAGATCAGGGGATTATGTTCGGTTACGCTGTTAACGAAACCGACGTTTTCATGCCAATGACTATTCACTATTCACATCAAATCATGAAAAAGCTCGCGGAGCTCAGAAAGTCTGGTAAAGCCAATTTTCTCTATCCAGATAGTAAGTCACAGGTGACTGTGGAATATGAAAATGGAAAAGCTAAAAGAGTCGATACAGTTGTTGTGTCTACCCAGCACTCAGAAGATGCCAAGAACAGTGACATCGAAGCGAGTGTTCGCTCGGTTGTTAATGGGGTCATTCCAGCAAATCTCTTAGATTCCAAGACGAAATACCTCATCAACCCGACTGGACGCTTTGTCCTTGGTGGCCCGCACGCCGACTGTGGTTTGACGGGAAGAAAAATCATTGTAGACACCTATGGCGGGCACGGCTCCCATGGTGGCGGTGCGTTTTCCGGAAAAGATCCATCAAAGGTGGATAGATCTGCCGCTTATGCAGGTCGACACATAGCTAAAAATATCGTAGGGGCAGGGCTTGCAGAAAAATGCTTGGTTCAGATTGCTTATGCCATCGGAGTTGCAGAACCCGTGAGCGTAATGGTCAACGATTACGGTAGCGGCAAGGTTCCTACTGAAAAGTTAGAAAATGCCATCAGAGAGTTTTGGTCTCTAAAGCCTGCGGCAATAATTGAGCGATTTGATCTTACCAAACCCCGCTATTCTGCTACAGCAGCGTATGGCCACTTTGGTAGAGAAGAGAGCAGCTTCACGTGGGAAAAGCTAGACATGGTAGACGCGCTCAAAGATTTCTGTAAATAGGTCAAAACAAAGCCTAAAAAAATCAGCCAAAAGACTTAGCCCGTCTTTTGGCATCTTCGCGGGATACGATTGCACAGTCTATGGAAACAAATCGAATTCGAAATTTCTCGATTATTGCGCACATAGATCACGGAAAGTCGACTCTCGCCGATGCTATACTTGACTACACAGGGGCACTCGAAAAGAGAAATCAAAAACAGCAGTTTTTGGATCAAATGGATATTGAACGAGAGCGCGGAATTACCATCAAGGCTCAAACCGTGAGGCTCTTGTATAAGGCCGATGATGGTAACGAGTACCAGCTCAATCTCATCGATACACCCGGGCACGTGGATTTTAGCTACGAGGTTTCGCGCTCGCTGGCTGCGTGTGAAGGCGCCATTTTAGTTGTAGATGCGTCTCAAGGTGTCGAAGCTCAGACGCTTGCAAATGTCTATTTGGCGCTCGAAAACAACTTGGAGTTGATTCCCGTACTTAATAAAATTGATCTTCCCTCGGCCGACCCCGAAGGCGTTAAAAAGCAAATAGAAGATGGCATAGGGCTAGACGCTTCGGACGCGATACTGGCAAGTGCCAAAGATAAGACGGGCATCAAAGAAATCCTTGAGCGCGTCGTAGAAAAGATTCCACCACCTAAAGGCGCTATCGATGAAACACTTCGAGCACTCGTGTTCGACTCCTGGTTTGATCCGTATCGTGGAGTGGTGATTCTTTGTCGTGTTGTTGATGGCGCAGTAAAGATTGGAGACAAGATTCGACTGATGTCGACAAAGACTTCTTATGAAGTGCTCGAGTTAGGTGTC
This portion of the Bdellovibrionales bacterium CG10_big_fil_rev_8_21_14_0_10_45_34 genome encodes:
- the raiA gene encoding ribosomal subunit interface protein — translated: MNVRTRYQNMEPQYNVELYLEDILQKLKKYQLKPFDCQVTICHERSGYSVKLLVSGPETKMSAHANDGDLYSAIESVVIKMQHQLSRRKGKVQYHKRPALSASQKEESLRYALEGLKKVG
- a CDS encoding methionine adenosyltransferase — encoded protein: MSKYLFSSESVSEGHPDKMADQVSDAVLDAILKEDPAGRVACETLLTTGLVVVAGEITTKAQINIQEIARGTIKNIGYDAPEKGFDYRTCAVLSSVGRQSPDIAMGVDTSANREQGAGDQGIMFGYAVNETDVFMPMTIHYSHQIMKKLAELRKSGKANFLYPDSKSQVTVEYENGKAKRVDTVVVSTQHSEDAKNSDIEASVRSVVNGVIPANLLDSKTKYLINPTGRFVLGGPHADCGLTGRKIIVDTYGGHGSHGGGAFSGKDPSKVDRSAAYAGRHIAKNIVGAGLAEKCLVQIAYAIGVAEPVSVMVNDYGSGKVPTEKLENAIREFWSLKPAAIIERFDLTKPRYSATAAYGHFGREESSFTWEKLDMVDALKDFCK